The window AATCAGAACTATAAGTCGTTAGGTGTCTACGACACTTGGCATAAGTCGCCTTTCCGCAGCCAAAACAAACAAGCTGCTGTATTGGAAGGAAACGTGCAAGTAGTAAGCAATATCGATAAAAACTACGATGAGATACTGAAGGCTACACCAAATGCTTCTGACAATGTGTTGGGCTTCCAGCGTTCACGCTTTGGCTCAAACACTTTCGGTGCACGCATCGATCTTAAGCAACCATTCGCTTTAACCAAAGAGACAAAGTATGTACACGTGATGATTCACAAGCCAAAGGCGGGTCGTACGATGCTTATCGGACTCGGAAAGCGTACGGATCGTAAGGGTCAGAGCGTTGACACAGAGCAGTTCTGGGAGCTTTCAACACGAGAGGTTGAGCCAAACAAGTGGGTAGATGCCGTTTTCCCAGTTAAGGGAGCAGGTGGCATCGAAATCCATAGTCTTGTAGTTGTTGTCGATTGTGAGGACACCAACGGTATGAAAGATGACTTCCTTGCTTATATCGACAATATCGTCGTAAACAACGAGGCTTTCACAACAACCAATCGTGAGGACTATCCGATGAATTATAGCAAGGATGCAAAGTGCTCACGCAGTGATCGTGGACTCAAGGGTATCAGCCTTGGCGACCAGACATTCAACCTCTATAGCGACATTACCACATCAACTCCAGCTTACACTTACCTCAGCAAGCAGTCGTTCTTAGCTAAACCGGGCGAGACACTCAACCCAGCTGTTCAGTACAAGGGCGTATGGATGCACAGCTATGTTTATCTTGACTTGAACAACAATGGCCGTTTTGAGCCAAAGGTAGAGGGCGGTCAGATTGTTCCAAACGCTGGCAACGAGTTGTTGGCTTACTCTTTCCTCGGTGGAGAGGATGAAAACTCTGGCTTTAACAGTGCAGGAACAGAGATTACTGGTAATGGTCGTAACACCCTCGTTATGCCTGAATTTACCCTTCCAAGTGACCTTCAGCACGGTTTCTATCGTATGCGTTACAAGGTAGATTGGAACTCTGCAGACGCAGGAGGTAGCATCGAGAACAACAACCACATCCTTAACAATGGTGGTGGTGCCATCGATGTGCGCCTGAATGTTCATGGCGACAATGTGAAGATTTATCAAGGTGCACTCAATGGTAAGGTTGTTGCAGAAGATGGTACTGAGCTGAACGGTATCTCTATCCCATTCGGTAAGCCTTACACAGTCAAGATGAAGCCTGAACATGGCTTTAACTTCAGCGGTCTGAAGGTGCGCCACGGCTACAACCTCACTGGCGATAGCATC of the Prevotella melaninogenica genome contains:
- a CDS encoding GEVED domain-containing protein, encoding MKKNILATCGLLFCTSLLHAQTTEEVRIDFENQNYKSLGVYDTWHKSPFRSQNKQAAVLEGNVQVVSNIDKNYDEILKATPNASDNVLGFQRSRFGSNTFGARIDLKQPFALTKETKYVHVMIHKPKAGRTMLIGLGKRTDRKGQSVDTEQFWELSTREVEPNKWVDAVFPVKGAGGIEIHSLVVVVDCEDTNGMKDDFLAYIDNIVVNNEAFTTTNREDYPMNYSKDAKCSRSDRGLKGISLGDQTFNLYSDITTSTPAYTYLSKQSFLAKPGETLNPAVQYKGVWMHSYVYLDLNNNGRFEPKVEGGQIVPNAGNELLAYSFLGGEDENSGFNSAGTEITGNGRNTLVMPEFTLPSDLQHGFYRMRYKVDWNSADAGGSIENNNHILNNGGGAIDVRLNVHGDNVKIYQGALNGKVVAEDGTELNGISIPFGKPYTVKMKPEHGFNFSGLKVRHGYNLTGDSISHGTYQYVDELIPRERFNADGTFTLPAEMIDGDVSLEGIFIDAKTSLTYEVYFNNEFVYSTVVNGAKTGAVTIPEGLARDYVELTADKQTITSLPATVRINATWTAPMKVATPADTTWYNLKVSNQPRWVSSGNYTPNVYFIDETYITTDYALWALTGNPYSGFRLINKAMGPTMVLASASPKGSAKAGGNTYATLLPADNLPAGYTSDWTVTISPNDEEGFYICNPEGFGLNYRADGNLAYWTGGKDAGSTFVPTEVKKTSTGIHALIFQNDSATTYDLAGKTVSKSHKGVVIRNGKKMLVK